The Elaeis guineensis isolate ETL-2024a chromosome 14, EG11, whole genome shotgun sequence genome has a segment encoding these proteins:
- the LOC105034172 gene encoding LOW QUALITY PROTEIN: PWWP domain-containing protein 5 (The sequence of the model RefSeq protein was modified relative to this genomic sequence to represent the inferred CDS: inserted 1 base in 1 codon) yields the protein MSSNTSADEVVAAHGIDLNSAATAEPSPEAVSIPIVDAPGGSVSETLKGVDCSKTSSGGDQRFYQSGEAKDPFXDAKPDFEEEGDGLAGKGVQEADSRPAGEAFVAEMDVVRKDLHLAVPCAEAECLDESSVVENAGRNDRNGDFVAADVGVEKGVNEVEAKSAEVPLVDGKANDKAVVTADVRFNVVMADENAEEDSKLGVEIGAAKAVEVANASAFLSNVIEDASPDNNGGSQKTGVVQRSEVDEKFPEVKDNTEGCNMDMGTGGVQNVQAREREMSKSREKQRQRASDAEKNEHVRYHYAFQDEKKDGFYVSDMVWGKVRSHPWWPGQIFDSSDASEMALKHEKMDHYLVAYFGDKTFAWRDESHLKPFHTYFSQMEKQSNLDAFVTAVDDALGEVSKRIKLGMTCHCLADESCADMKHQKVENAGIREGTCSLPIDSSLVASMFQPTSFLDYIRALAQFPNAGADRLDFLIAKAQLRSFYRSKPYTEIPLCVIGGGLENDVEASPARKRKLDHDVFDFSASVSSDSTSGKGKSRGRGRPRKQKNILEDGRKQKRLSELMEEKFVPHHGDSGRNGSGARASSRSSGSKRKVVDSDSTGSGKGKKKRLDSLGDLETKSRSPARKRYSKVGACMRQVAVLMTRSPPILPKCDGETFQKSPAKVNSRRGDAVDDPHTHVETRKVKTGASKGIPFPSEMLSQLYLVARDPRKGHSFLSTIVSFFTDFRDSVASISFKSKKFVEALGTKRGRRRATNSMSASSEMFQPDFVQDSYWPDIIFSEIHEKVTVSSDRKRNRESVMERQKKQKPTEEISFSVPCSVLDTPQHLQVGSTGIDNGQEVTAERPMNNSEENIEDCMPTALLLSFNESNALPSESDLIRIFGRYGPLREAEIEVLEKANHAKVVFKRRADAEVAFSSAGKSSIFGPALVSYQLRYLSSTPKTSPNSTP from the exons ATGTCTTCGAATACCTCGGCGGACGAGGTGGTGGCCGCCCATGGCATCGACCTCAACTCTGCTGCCACCGCAGAACCCTCTCCGGAGGCGGTGTCTATTCCCATCGTTGATGCCCCCGGTGGATCCGTTTCAGAAACCCTAAAGGGGGTGGATTGTTCGAAAACATCGAGCGGTGGAGACCAACGTTTCTATCAGAGCGGGGAGGCGAAGGATCCCT TGGATGCAAAACCTGATTTTGAGGAGGAAGGCGATGGTCTTGCTGGGAAAGGAGTTCAGGAAGCCGATTCGCGACCAGCTGGCGAGGCTTTCGTTGCAGAGATGGATGTTGTTAGGAAAGATTTGCACTTGGCTGTTCCTTGTGCCGAGGCAGAGTGTTTGGATGAGAGTTCGGTAGTGGAAAATGCGGGAAGAAACGATAGAAATGGAGATTTTGTTGCGGCTGATGTGGGTGTTGAGAAGGGTGTCAACGAAGTGGAAGCAAAGAGCGCAGAGGTGCCTCTAGTTGACGGGAAGGCAAATGATAAGGCTGTTGTTACGGCTGATGTAAGATTCAATGTGGTGATGGCTGACGAGAATGCTGAAGAAGATTCGAAGCTGGGTGTGGAAATTGGTGCAGCTAAGGCTGTAGAGGTAGCAAATGCTTCTGCTTTCCTGTCCAATGTAATTGAAGATGCTTCTCCTGATAACAATGGCGGCAGCCAAAAGACTGGGGTGGTTCAAAGGTCGGAGGTTGATGAAAAGTTTCCTGAAGTGAAGGATAATACGGAAGGTTGTAATATGGACATGGGTACTGGTGGGGTCCAGAATGTGCAAGCCAGGGAACGAGAAATGTCAAAAAGCAGAGAGAAACAAAGGCAGCGAGCTTCTGATGCGGAGAAGAATGAGCATGTCAGGTATCACTATGCCTTCCAAGATGAAAAGAAGGATGGTTTTTATGTTTCGGATATGGTTTGGGGTAAAGTGAGGAGCCACCCATGGTGGCCTGGACAGATCTTTGATTCCTCGGATGCATCAGAGATGGCATTGAAGCATGAGAAGATGGACCACTATCTGGTAGCATATTTTGGAGACAAAACTTTCGCTTGGCGCGATGAGTCTCACCTGAAACCTTTCCATACATACTTCTcgcagatggaaaagcagagcaATTTGGATGCCTTTGTGACTGCTGTTGATGATGCCCTGGGGGAAGTCTCAAAGCGAATAAAGTTGGGGATGACATGCCATTGTTTAGCTGATGAATCTTGTGCTGATATGAAGCACCAGAAGGTCGAGAATGCAGGGATACGGGAAGGGACATGTAGTCTTCCCATTGACAGTTCTTTGGTTGCAAGCATGTTTCAACCCACCAGCTTCCTCGATTATATTCGAGCATTAGCTCAGTTCCCAAATGCAGGAGCTGACAGACTTGACTTCCTGATAGCCAAGGCTCAGTTGAGGTCCTTTTATCGTTCAAAACCTTATACTGAAATTCCTTTATGTGTTATTGGTGGAGGGCTGGAGAATGATGTGGAAGCTTCACCAGCTAGGAAAAGAAAATTGGATCATGATGTTTTTGATTTCTCAGCTTCAGTTTCTTCAGACTCTACTTCTGGAAAGGGAAAATCAAGAGGTAGAGGGAGACCTCGTAAGCAGAAAAATATTTTGGAGGATGGTAGAAAGCAGAAGAGACTGTCCGAGCTGATGGAAGAGAAATTTGTTCCTCATCATGGAGATAGTGGTAGAAATGGATCTGGAGCTAGAGCATCTTCACGTTCATCAGGTAGCAAACGTAAAGTTGTTGATTCTGATTCTACCGGCTCTGGGAAGGGTAAGAAGAAAAGGCTTGACTCACTAGGGGATTTAGAAACTAAATCACGATCTCCAGCTCGTAAAAGATATTCCAAGGTTGGAGCATGCATGCGTCAAGTTGCTGTCCTGATGACAAGATCACCCCCTATTCTTCCTAAATGTGATGGTGAAACATTCCAGAAGAGCCCAGCCAAGGTGAACAGTAGAAGAGGTGATGCTGTGGATGACCCTCATACACATGTGGAGACTCGAAAAGTGAAAACAGGTGCCTCAAAGGGCATTCCCTTCCCTAGCGAAATGCTGTCACAGCTCTACTTGGTTGCTAGGGATCCCAGGAAGGGACACAGTTTTCTGTCCACGATAGTCAGCTTCTTCACTGATTTTAGGGACTCAGTTGCATCTATTTCTTTCAAAAGTAAGAAATTCGTGGAGGCGTTGGGGACAAAAAGGGGTAGAAGGAGAGCAACCAACTCTATGTCAGCCTCTTCAGAGATGTTCCAGCCTGACTTTGTGCAGGATTCTTATTGgcctgatattatatttagtgaaaTCCATGAAAAAGTAACAGTATCTAGCGATCGGAAAAGAAATCGAGAATCTGTGATGGAGAGGCAAAAGAAACAGAAGCCCACAGAGGAGATATCATTCTCTGTTCCCTGCTCTGTGTTGGACACTCCGCAACATTTGCAGGTTGGTTCCACAGGCATTGATAATGGACAAGAAGTGACAGCTGAAAGACCAATGAACAATTCAGAGGAAAATATTGAGGACTGCATGCCCACTGCACTGCTCTTGAGTTTTAATGAGTCGAATGCACTTCCTTCTGAAAGCGATCTCATCCGTATTTTTGGTCGCTATGGACCTCTTAGGGAAGCAGAGATAGAAGTTCTGGAAAAGGCAAACCATGCTAAGGTTGTCTTCAAGAGGCGTGCTGATGCAGAAGTAGCTTTCAGTAGTGCAGGAAAATCCAGCATCTTTGGACCAGCACTTGTCAGCTATCAGCTTAGGTACTTGTCATCAACACCAAAAACGTCTCCAAATAGCACTCCATAA
- the LOC140853852 gene encoding interactor of constitutive active ROPs 2, chloroplastic-like isoform X2, with the protein MQTPKPRSRSSEVRQRTSPGTPRSTRVTKAGGHESDSSTSAHTPTKPPTERSPKVVERRSPRSPITEKKRPSRISELEFQITQLQEDLKKTKDCLSSSEEGKRRAQQDAEETKKQIQDISTKLEDSERQLVEFSAAEETRLQELHEISQEHDCALQSELEAIKKQHSVDSASLTSAMSGIQMLRQQLEMVIKSETFQAKQSAEAYGKLQALKQDMAGTVATLENLKIQLKNTEMAEAEAQAMVSEAQQQLEMAKASVETLNSEGLKLRESLSSLTSELEESRSQANSLAEIAKKLEADKLAEEVDRNKLLDKCGGGCWESEVKKLRSALEAAEIKYQEECIRNTVQIQSAYELLESMKTHWGLREAELELVLKNMETEIADLNGALVDKESELQKLAAINKELNAEIEKSQLRQMDSELEAKLMKSITDIAELKADLMDKETELQSISEENEILKSEMEKREAESSKSHEAVIAELELAKAAEREATMRLGYVADEAVKNSRRAARVAEQLEAAQAVNLEMEAELRRLRVQSDQWRKAAEAAAAVLTTGNQGRFMERSGSLDSGYNTVAGKLNSPFSDDLDGKSPKEKNMLRKIGWLWKKSPK; encoded by the exons ATGCAGACACCCAAACCCAG AAGCAGGTCATCAGAAGTTCGTCAAAGAACTTCTCCAGGCACTCCTAGATCAACTCGTGTAACAAAGGCAGGAGGACATGAATCTGACTCTTCCACTTCTGCTCACACTCCTACAAAGCCGCCAACTGAAAGAAGTCCTAAGGTTGTCGAACGCCGGTCACCCAGAAGTCCCATAACTGAG AAGAAGCGTCCGAGTAGGATATCTGAGTTGGAGTTCCAAATCACTCAACTCCAAGAGGATCTGAAAAAGACAAAGGATTGTTTAAGTTCATCTGAAGAAGGGAAGAGGCGAGCCCAgcaggatgcagaagaaaccaagAAACAGATACAAGACATATCCACAAAGCTTGAGGATTCCGAACGCCAGCTTGTTGAGTTCTCCGCAGCAGAAGAAACTCGGCTCCAGGAACTACACGAAATTTCCCAGGAGCATGATTGTGCATTGCAGTCTGAACTTGAAGCCATCAAAAAGCAGCACTCTGTTGACTCGGCATCTTTGACCTCTGCCATGAGTGGAATTCAGATGTTGAGACAACAGCTTGAAATGGTTATTAAATCTGAGACTTTCCAAGCAAAGCAATCTGCAGAAGCTTATGGTAAGCTTCAGGCCTTGAAGCAAGACATGGCAGGAACAGTTGCTACCCTTGAGAACCTAAAGATTCAGCTTAAGAATACTGAGATGGCAGAGGCTGAAGCGCAAGCAATGGTCAGTGAGGCTCAACAGCAACTGGAAATGGCTAAGGCCAGTGTTGAGACTCTTAATTCTGAGGGACTCAAACTTAGGGAATCCTTGAGCTCTTTGACCTCTGAGCTTGAAGAATCCAGATCTCAAGCTAATTCACTAGCGGAAATTGCGAAAAAATTGGAGGCTGATAAGCTTGCTGAGGAAGTTGATCGCAATAAACTTCTTGACAAATGCGGTGGTGGTTGTTGGGAGTCAGAAGTGAAAAAATTGAGATCTGCACTCGAAGCAGCTGAGATCAAGTACCAAGAAGAATGTATTCGAAATACAGTGCAGATCCAGTCTGCTTATGAACTGTTGGAGAGCATGAAGACTCATTGGGGACTGAGAGAAGCTGAACTAGAATTGGTGCTGAAGAACATGGAGACAGAAATTGCTGACTTAAATGGAGCTCTTGTTGACAAGGAATCTGAACTTCAGAAATTAGCAGCCATCAACAAGGAACTGAATGCAGAAATAGAGAAGTCTCAGTTAAGACAAATGGATTCAGAGTTGGAGGCAAAGTTAATGAAGTCAATCACTGACATCGCCGAGTTGAAGGCAGACCTCATGGATAAGGAGACAGAGCTGCAGAGTATTTCGGAGGAGAATGAGATcctgaaatccgaaatggaaaaGAGAGAGGCAGAGAGCAGTAAGAGTCATGAAGCAGTTATTGCCGAGCTCGAGTTAGCAAAAGCTGCAGAGCGGGAGGCGACAATGAGGCTCGGATATGTTGCTGACGAGGCAGTTAAAAACAGTAGGAGAGCTGCAAGGGTGGCCGAGCAGCTGGAAGCAGCCCAAGCAGTAAACTTAGAAATGGAGGCTGAACTGAGGAGGCTGCGAGTGCAGTCCGATCAATGGAGGAAGGCAGCTGAAGCAGCGGCAGCTGTTCTCACTACGGGAAACCAGGGTAGATTCATGGAGAGGAGTGGCTCATTGGACTCGGGGTACAATACTGTTGCTGGGAAGCTGAACTCCCCGTTTTCTGATGACTTGGATGGGAAATCACCAAAGGAGAAAAATATGCTGAGGAAGATTGGTTGGTTGTGGAAGAAGAGCCCAAAGTGA
- the LOC140853852 gene encoding interactor of constitutive active ROPs 2, chloroplastic-like isoform X1 yields the protein MQTPKPRSRSSEVRQRTSPGTPRSTRVTKAGGHESDSSTSAHTPTKPPTERSPKVVERRSPRSPITEVQKKRPSRISELEFQITQLQEDLKKTKDCLSSSEEGKRRAQQDAEETKKQIQDISTKLEDSERQLVEFSAAEETRLQELHEISQEHDCALQSELEAIKKQHSVDSASLTSAMSGIQMLRQQLEMVIKSETFQAKQSAEAYGKLQALKQDMAGTVATLENLKIQLKNTEMAEAEAQAMVSEAQQQLEMAKASVETLNSEGLKLRESLSSLTSELEESRSQANSLAEIAKKLEADKLAEEVDRNKLLDKCGGGCWESEVKKLRSALEAAEIKYQEECIRNTVQIQSAYELLESMKTHWGLREAELELVLKNMETEIADLNGALVDKESELQKLAAINKELNAEIEKSQLRQMDSELEAKLMKSITDIAELKADLMDKETELQSISEENEILKSEMEKREAESSKSHEAVIAELELAKAAEREATMRLGYVADEAVKNSRRAARVAEQLEAAQAVNLEMEAELRRLRVQSDQWRKAAEAAAAVLTTGNQGRFMERSGSLDSGYNTVAGKLNSPFSDDLDGKSPKEKNMLRKIGWLWKKSPK from the exons ATGCAGACACCCAAACCCAG AAGCAGGTCATCAGAAGTTCGTCAAAGAACTTCTCCAGGCACTCCTAGATCAACTCGTGTAACAAAGGCAGGAGGACATGAATCTGACTCTTCCACTTCTGCTCACACTCCTACAAAGCCGCCAACTGAAAGAAGTCCTAAGGTTGTCGAACGCCGGTCACCCAGAAGTCCCATAACTGAG GTCCAGAAGAAGCGTCCGAGTAGGATATCTGAGTTGGAGTTCCAAATCACTCAACTCCAAGAGGATCTGAAAAAGACAAAGGATTGTTTAAGTTCATCTGAAGAAGGGAAGAGGCGAGCCCAgcaggatgcagaagaaaccaagAAACAGATACAAGACATATCCACAAAGCTTGAGGATTCCGAACGCCAGCTTGTTGAGTTCTCCGCAGCAGAAGAAACTCGGCTCCAGGAACTACACGAAATTTCCCAGGAGCATGATTGTGCATTGCAGTCTGAACTTGAAGCCATCAAAAAGCAGCACTCTGTTGACTCGGCATCTTTGACCTCTGCCATGAGTGGAATTCAGATGTTGAGACAACAGCTTGAAATGGTTATTAAATCTGAGACTTTCCAAGCAAAGCAATCTGCAGAAGCTTATGGTAAGCTTCAGGCCTTGAAGCAAGACATGGCAGGAACAGTTGCTACCCTTGAGAACCTAAAGATTCAGCTTAAGAATACTGAGATGGCAGAGGCTGAAGCGCAAGCAATGGTCAGTGAGGCTCAACAGCAACTGGAAATGGCTAAGGCCAGTGTTGAGACTCTTAATTCTGAGGGACTCAAACTTAGGGAATCCTTGAGCTCTTTGACCTCTGAGCTTGAAGAATCCAGATCTCAAGCTAATTCACTAGCGGAAATTGCGAAAAAATTGGAGGCTGATAAGCTTGCTGAGGAAGTTGATCGCAATAAACTTCTTGACAAATGCGGTGGTGGTTGTTGGGAGTCAGAAGTGAAAAAATTGAGATCTGCACTCGAAGCAGCTGAGATCAAGTACCAAGAAGAATGTATTCGAAATACAGTGCAGATCCAGTCTGCTTATGAACTGTTGGAGAGCATGAAGACTCATTGGGGACTGAGAGAAGCTGAACTAGAATTGGTGCTGAAGAACATGGAGACAGAAATTGCTGACTTAAATGGAGCTCTTGTTGACAAGGAATCTGAACTTCAGAAATTAGCAGCCATCAACAAGGAACTGAATGCAGAAATAGAGAAGTCTCAGTTAAGACAAATGGATTCAGAGTTGGAGGCAAAGTTAATGAAGTCAATCACTGACATCGCCGAGTTGAAGGCAGACCTCATGGATAAGGAGACAGAGCTGCAGAGTATTTCGGAGGAGAATGAGATcctgaaatccgaaatggaaaaGAGAGAGGCAGAGAGCAGTAAGAGTCATGAAGCAGTTATTGCCGAGCTCGAGTTAGCAAAAGCTGCAGAGCGGGAGGCGACAATGAGGCTCGGATATGTTGCTGACGAGGCAGTTAAAAACAGTAGGAGAGCTGCAAGGGTGGCCGAGCAGCTGGAAGCAGCCCAAGCAGTAAACTTAGAAATGGAGGCTGAACTGAGGAGGCTGCGAGTGCAGTCCGATCAATGGAGGAAGGCAGCTGAAGCAGCGGCAGCTGTTCTCACTACGGGAAACCAGGGTAGATTCATGGAGAGGAGTGGCTCATTGGACTCGGGGTACAATACTGTTGCTGGGAAGCTGAACTCCCCGTTTTCTGATGACTTGGATGGGAAATCACCAAAGGAGAAAAATATGCTGAGGAAGATTGGTTGGTTGTGGAAGAAGAGCCCAAAGTGA